TCGATATCATCAACTGATAGTTACCATTGGCTAGTTGACTAAAGTCAAAGGCATGTGAACTTTCGAGGCTCGTATGCTTCTCGTTGAAGACAGCTACTACTCTACCCGTCATATCCGTCACGGTAAAGGTGATTGGCTTCAGACGCTTGCTGCTGACATCTACCGTCACTTTACCATCTGTCGAAGGTACAGGATAGAGATTGAATCCAAATCCATTCTTATCTACCTGTGTGATACCTGAACTCGATTTCAATTTATAATCCATATAAATC
This genomic window from Chitinophagales bacterium contains:
- a CDS encoding T9SS type A sorting domain-containing protein gives rise to the protein IYMDYKLKSSSGITQVDKNGFGFNLYPVPSTDGKVTVDVSSKRLKPITFTVTDMTGRVVAVFNEKHTSLESSHAFDFSQLANGNYQLMISNDEESAVGRFTISK